The Synergistaceae bacterium DNA window ATTCTTAACGGGATTAAATTATTTTCCCATGAGACATTATAACCTTCAGGCAAAATTATAATTATTTCGCTTATGCCCGAATCTTTTAACTTTGCAGCTTTGTCCGCGCTCCATTGCCATAATTGTTTATTGCCGAGAGTCTCAAATTGTTTCTTAACGCCGCCCATTCTCGAACCTGAACCGCCGGCAGCAATAACGAACGAAAAATTTTTATTCATAATTCTATCTGCGTCCTTGCCTGTAAAGCTGTGTGAAGAGTGATTCTGTCAGCAAATGCAATATCACCGCCGACGGGAAGACCTGACGCAAGCCGGGTGATTCGCATATTTTTGCAGCCTTTGACACCCTTCAACGCTTCTAATAAAGTGTAATAGACCATATCGCTTTCAATTTTGGGATTAGTGGCCATGATAATTTCTTCTGGTTTGAGCGATTTTACGTGCTTGACGAAAAATTTTATGTCTTCGTCGGTTAAATCTTCGTCTTCTGATGTTCCCGGCTTAGTGTTCAAGACATGATAAAGCCCGTTATAGATTCCTGCATGTTCAAACGTTGAGAGGGCTTCAAAATCTTCGACGACGCAAAGAACTTTTTTATCACGCAACGGATCTGAGCAGATATTACACGGGTCTTTGTCTGAAATATTACCGCATTCACTG harbors:
- the recR gene encoding recombination protein RecR, whose protein sequence is MEAFENLIKELKKLPGIGSKGARRIAFFLLQQKEEYLTHLGETLSTLRKSLHPCSECGNISDKDPCNICSDPLRDKKVLCVVEDFEALSTFEHAGIYNGLYHVLNTKPGTSEDEDLTDEDIKFFVKHVKSLKPEEIIMATNPKIESDMVYYTLLEALKGVKGCKNMRITRLASGLPVGGDIAFADRITLHTALQARTQIEL